From the Gemmatimonadota bacterium genome, the window CGTATCGGCGGCATCATTGCACTGTCCACCTACTTTCCCACGGCCGCCAGCGTCGTCGTGCATCCGGCCCAATCCGGGCTTCCAGTACTGGTCTGCCACGGATCAATGGATCCGATGTTGAATGAACCCCTGGGCCGCGCCGCTGTTGAATCCCTCAGGCGACTGGGCATGGTTCCCGAATACCACTCGTATCCCATGGGCCACCAGGTGTCTCCGCAGGAAATCGTACAGATCGGCCAATGGATCCGTGCCGTCCTGTAAAGAAGGTTAGTGAATTTGGCCCGTATTCTTAAATGCGTTCGAATAAGCTAACTAACTGACTCACCTGAATAAGCTTCTTTAAAGGACATAAAGATTAACTCGGGTAAAACTGACGTCGTGCAGAATCTTTGAATGCACTCTTAATCAGACGGAAGCTTGATCTTGAGTCCTGATAAAGGGTGTAATAAAGACTGAACTCTATCGATGGTCCTCCATCGGTAGTGCAACTAGATCAGAGATACTTTTAATGTCGCTGTTGCTCGATAGGTATCCGATTCCTCGATGTAGGTGAAGTCGGAATTGTCTTGCCAGAGCTTCAGGATTTGTATCAATCCCATCCTGATTGCATCGTTCTTTTAGGATAGCTAAGTACAGTTCGTGATTAGGTCCACCAAACACCTTCCAGCTCATTTCTACGTTACTATCTCCCGGTATTGGTACATCTGGTGGAATACTCTTCTCAGCTAACGAAACGCAGAAACCCCAGCGACAAAGAACGTTCCAGTGCTTTATACCGGTACGACGTTTCAGTTTTATCAACTGGTCCTTGGCTGTTTGAGATAACCTGATATGTTCAATTGACATGAGTTTGTTTGATACCCTCAAAGTATCCTTCATTAACTTGAGTCCTACCTAATACATCATCATACACAAGTTGATATCTTTGGCCGATCCAGGGATTCAACTTCCGTAAATACTCCCCTGAGATTTCCTCGTCAGTGGACAGTAGAAGGACCTGATGGCTAGCGTAAGGAAAGTAATGCTCAACGAGATGTGACCTATGGGTTGTATCAAGACGGCCGAGAGGAGTATCGATGGCGGTGGGTAAAGGACGTCCCGATGCCTTTCCAAGACCCCAAAGTAAAGCAACGCCTAGTAACTGACGTTCACCAGCAGAGAGTCTTTGAATCTGGATTCGATTATCTTCTTTATCAAACAATGTTAAGTTAAACCTATCGGGATCAATAGTCAGCCGGTCGACGAGTGATGTTTTGTGAAGAAGGTGTTTATAGCTTTGCAATACCAGTTCTTCAATACGCCTCAGGTGGCGTTGTATTACCATCATGCGAAATTGCTTTATTGTCCCTTGAACTTTTGAAGTATATGATAGAATACGATCCCGATCTTTGCTCTTGATGCAAAGTTCTGCGTTTTCGTTCAGTAGTTTTGCGTGTTCTAAGTGTTTTCGTTCGATATCACGTTGAAGTCGACCAATACTACCATCAAGTACGTTGATTTCTGTTTCGGTGTCTGAAATTCCAGATTGCTGCCTCTCCCTTCGCTTGAGGACGTTCGCAAGGGTATCTGGTGCTGGTATGTTAGCATATTCGGTGCTTGTGTAACTTAAATCCAGCTCGAGTTGTTCCTGTTTCTCGAGTAACGATTGTGACGTACGAAAAACACTGGTCAGTGATTCTTCACGCAAAGTTTTCAGGCGGATCTGTGCTTCGGTAGAAAGTTGAAGGTAGGCCCGGATCTTTACTCGTTCTTTACGAGATCGTCGATCTTGAAGCTGCATTTGCCGAATACTCTCGACCAAATCACCATCATTTGACAGTTTCTTAATCTGTTTCAGGAATGTAGAATCTCGATTTTCGAGAGTATTGAGTAACCCACGGTTGAGTCTACTTGCTTCTTCATTTGCATCTTGTTTGGCCATGTTATCCAACAGATGCTTGACCAATAATAGAGGTAGTTCACTGGAAGCGATTTCCCGGAGAGAGTTCTGCCCTAATTTGACAGTCTGTTCAGCTTCGACTTTTCGGTCTTCAATTAACTGCCGTTTATCAAAGAGTACGCCACCAAGCTTACGGTATTGTGATTCCACCTTCTTGAGAGCAGATTGTTTTTTATTGAGAGCAGCAGCATTGTTGGCTCGTTCTTTTATCAATCCTTCAAGCTGTGATTTCAATATCGCCAGTTCGCCTTCGATAGTTTCAATCTTTTCTTGTGTCTCGCTTTCGTGTAGTTCGGTGCGTTTACGGCGTTCCAGCGTTTCAAGATCCCTATGAAGTTGATCGACTATATCCAAACCCAAGAGGTTTTCGATTGCCGAACCTATTAAGTCTGCAGAATCATCTTCACCTACATACCCCTCAATCTTTTCACCATCAAAAAGAAAAAGATGTGCTATGTTTGGTGGAAAAAACTCGTGTACCTGATTTAGCCAGTTTGCAGTAAGCACTGGATCTTTTTTTCCATCCAACAGAACATCAAACCGCTCGCGAACACGACTGTTTTTAATTTCCCAAGATCGAATAATACGGTAACTTCGCTCTTTCCCGTCAGTCCTGTATCGAAATACGATTTCAATGTTTGTTTCTTCAGTTCTTGCGTGACCATGTACACATCTGCGAAGGAATTCCTGGTAACTAAGTGCTCCACGATTCGAGCACTTAGCGATTGGTCCATAAAGACCAAGATGTATAGCGTCGATCAGCGTAGTCTTACCAGCTCCATTAAGACCACCAATTAGGATTACTGGCTTTTTGTCGGATGGTGGTGTTAGACGAAGATGCTGTCGTCCACCAAACACCCCGAAATTGGTTAGGTTAATCTCATCGATTATCAAGTGACTTGTCCTTCATTGGAGGACTGGTCGGAAAGTTCGAATGTAATCTGTTCGATGTTCCCATTACAGCTTTGCTGTTCGGCGATGTCTATCGCGCTTTGTAGTGTATCTCGGCGAAAACGCGCATAATCGACCGCATCTTCTTTGTCTTCATAGTACCCGCGTTTTAAGGCCTTCTCTATAGCTTCAAACACCCCGGACCGCCTCAACATGGAACTGTATCGTTTTTCAACTGCAAGTAGCTCACGTACGAGTTGGAAATGTACTTGATCGTTGCCACATATTTCCTTTAACAACTCTATTTCGTTTATCCCAAAGGCATGATTGTCATCAAGGCGTTTGTAGGGATACGACATTCCAGTTGTAGATTCGTACACCTTGGGCAGGATGTCTTCCATTTCATGCTTCTCAACAACCCAAATTCGGCGTATTTCTTCAAGTTCTTCAAGTGTGACGAGATCGATATTACGGACTTGCTCAGGACCGTTCTCTCTTATAAACGCTTGAGCTTCCAATACCTTGCGCAGCCATTGTTCACGAACTTCTTGTTTATATGGTCCATGGATAGGACGATCATGAAACAGTTGAACTGTACCATTTTGCCTTCGAAAATCGCGTAGATGTCGATCGTCCCGTGTATCTAGCTCATCACGGAGCTGAAGAAGTGGCAACATCCACTCTTTTTCTTGATCATTGTGGATCATCGCTTGCATTGATTTGTCTTTATCAACCAATGTACAAACCCAACAACCGAAACGACTATCTCCACAGCTTGGTGTGCTGGTATCAACCACAAGGGGGCACTCTCCGCCAGCAGTAGCACCTTGGTACATTGTGAGGAGATCCTTATTGTCATATCCCCATGGGTTCTTCACTTGCATTAGAAAAAGCCAGACATCGTCATTAGACCAGTTTTCTAACGGTGAGTACACAAGTGAATTAGGTAGACTGGCATTCGGGCTAAGGTGATCGCGGATACGTCTTTTTTCGTATTTACTCATGACTTTGGAACGCACAGAACTTTCCGCCTTGCGAGTTCCTAGTACAAGAATTGCTTCACCATGTTTTTGAACAACCTCGTTGATGAATCTAGTCGATGGTTGAATCTTCATTCTTTCAGTACACCATCGAAACTTCGGACGTGGTGCTGGATAACCACGTCCAATAAGGTTCACCCAGAAGGTGTCCGATGTCAGTGGAGTGAGTTGGTGAGAGGTAATAGGTAACTTCTGGCTGGTAGCTTCTTTATTTATGTTTTCGAGAGACTTTCTAACCCAGGCCGCGATGATCGGATTCTCTACAAGTGTATCTGTGCTGATGACATAAACAGGTTTATGCAGATTGCCCCGGTCGAGGCTGGAGAGGGCGAGCCATACAAGCTGCAACGCAGCAGTGGAATCCTTACCTCCACTATAACCAACGACCCAAGGTATTTCATCGGACTGATAAAGTGCCGTGACCTCTTTGAGATAAGAAGCAATGGTCTGTTTCAGTCCGAGACCAGAGAATATAGATCGTGGGTTTTCTTTCTGGTTCATTGCTGTTTGACCGACCTTGTTCCCTTCAGATAGCGATATAAAGTGTTACATCTGTCTTAGTCGGTGGCTTTTTAAACATACCTTGGGTTTTGCATTTATACCATGGAATTCGCAACCTTATATTCATGAAAACACGGGTCAAGTAACCGCGGTACTTCGCTTCTATTTCTCTTGCAGCTTCAGTACATGAGCGGTACAATAAAGACCTAAAACAGATGTTTGGTAGTTTACAATAAGATAACGTGGTTTTACCGTGTAGTAAACCCCCAATTTGAATTTCTAATATGACGATGTTTGGTGCATATCTAGACTGCAATGCGACGGCACCACTTGAGCCGGCCGTGAAGGATACCTTGATCAGGTATTTTGCTGACGAAGTCGGCAATTCGGGTAGCCGGACACACGAGTATGGTATCAGGGCCAATCGTGCGGTGGAGGAAGCTCGTGAACGGGTTGCATCAGTGGTAAAAGTTAAACCTGATGAAGTCGTATTCACAAGTGGTGCCACTGAAAGCGACAATATCGCTCTGCTAGGCATCGCGGATTACGGTAGAAAAACAGGCAGGAATCACATCGTATCTTCGGAGATAGAGCACAAAGCGGTACTGGAACCATTGGACATGCT encodes:
- the dndE gene encoding DNA sulfur modification protein DndE, with the translated sequence MSIEHIRLSQTAKDQLIKLKRRTGIKHWNVLCRWGFCVSLAEKSIPPDVPIPGDSNVEMSWKVFGGPNHELYLAILKERCNQDGIDTNPEALARQFRLHLHRGIGYLSSNSDIKSISDLVALPMEDHR
- the dndD gene encoding DNA sulfur modification protein DndD gives rise to the protein MIIDEINLTNFGVFGGRQHLRLTPPSDKKPVILIGGLNGAGKTTLIDAIHLGLYGPIAKCSNRGALSYQEFLRRCVHGHARTEETNIEIVFRYRTDGKERSYRIIRSWEIKNSRVRERFDVLLDGKKDPVLTANWLNQVHEFFPPNIAHLFLFDGEKIEGYVGEDDSADLIGSAIENLLGLDIVDQLHRDLETLERRKRTELHESETQEKIETIEGELAILKSQLEGLIKERANNAAALNKKQSALKKVESQYRKLGGVLFDKRQLIEDRKVEAEQTVKLGQNSLREIASSELPLLLVKHLLDNMAKQDANEEASRLNRGLLNTLENRDSTFLKQIKKLSNDGDLVESIRQMQLQDRRSRKERVKIRAYLQLSTEAQIRLKTLREESLTSVFRTSQSLLEKQEQLELDLSYTSTEYANIPAPDTLANVLKRRERQQSGISDTETEINVLDGSIGRLQRDIERKHLEHAKLLNENAELCIKSKDRDRILSYTSKVQGTIKQFRMMVIQRHLRRIEELVLQSYKHLLHKTSLVDRLTIDPDRFNLTLFDKEDNRIQIQRLSAGERQLLGVALLWGLGKASGRPLPTAIDTPLGRLDTTHRSHLVEHYFPYASHQVLLLSTDEEISGEYLRKLNPWIGQRYQLVYDDVLGRTQVNEGYFEGIKQTHVN
- the dndC gene encoding DNA phosphorothioation system sulfurtransferase DndC: MNQKENPRSIFSGLGLKQTIASYLKEVTALYQSDEIPWVVGYSGGKDSTAALQLVWLALSSLDRGNLHKPVYVISTDTLVENPIIAAWVRKSLENINKEATSQKLPITSHQLTPLTSDTFWVNLIGRGYPAPRPKFRWCTERMKIQPSTRFINEVVQKHGEAILVLGTRKAESSVRSKVMSKYEKRRIRDHLSPNASLPNSLVYSPLENWSNDDVWLFLMQVKNPWGYDNKDLLTMYQGATAGGECPLVVDTSTPSCGDSRFGCWVCTLVDKDKSMQAMIHNDQEKEWMLPLLQLRDELDTRDDRHLRDFRRQNGTVQLFHDRPIHGPYKQEVREQWLRKVLEAQAFIRENGPEQVRNIDLVTLEELEEIRRIWVVEKHEMEDILPKVYESTTGMSYPYKRLDDNHAFGINEIELLKEICGNDQVHFQLVRELLAVEKRYSSMLRRSGVFEAIEKALKRGYYEDKEDAVDYARFRRDTLQSAIDIAEQQSCNGNIEQITFELSDQSSNEGQVT